The Bacteroidales bacterium genomic sequence TGCAGCTCCAGCCCGGTATGGGATATTCCAACATCCAGTCGCGCATCAAATCCATCCACGGAACCCTCAAAGTGATCAGTCAGCCCGACCAGGGAGTCTGCATCAGTGTGGTCCTGAAAACAGCTGCCCATGGATAAGATCTCGGTTTTTATCGTGGACGATCACGAGCTGTTCAGGGAGGGACTGAAGCTCCTGCTCACCGGTATGCCCTTTATCGGGGAGGTGAGGGAGGCCTCCAACGGCATGGAGTTCCTGGCGATGCTGGGCGGACCGGAGGAGCAGCTGCCCGACGTGGTCTTTATGGACATAGAGATGCCGGGCATGAACGGGATAGATACCACCATAGCGGCCCTGGAGCAGGTCCCTTCGCTTCGCATCGTCGCCCTCTCCATGTACGGGGAGGAGGAGTTTTACACCCGGATGATCGAGGTGGGGGTGAAGGGATTCATCCTGAAAAATTCGGGGATCCAAGAGGTCGAGTCGGCCATCCATAGCGTGGCGGAGGGACGGAGCTATTTTTCCCAGGAGATCGTTTCGGGCCTGGTAGAGAACCTCACCAGGCGAAAGAAGCCGTCGAAGCCGGGCGACCTTTCAGAACGCGAGGCCGAGGTCCTGTCCTTCATCTGCAAAGGCTTTTCCAACAAGCAGATCGCCGACACACTCTTTGTCAGCAAGCGGACCGTGGACAAGCACCGGGAGAACCTGCTGCTGAAGACGGGAGCTAAAAATACAGCCGGGCTTGTTTTGTATGCCATCCAGTCGGGCCTCATCGAGCTCTGATCGTTTCCACTACGTCTTTATACGTATTTCCAGATCCTTTTACGTATGCGTCAGTTTAGGTGTTTGAACGGTTCATTGCTGTCCGGCAGCGCCCTATTTTTGATCCGTACAATCCTAAACCTGGTTCAATGAAAAAACTATCCATGGTCATGGCCTTAACGATTCTCTTCGTTTGTGGCGGATGCAAGCTTTTTAAGCCTGAGACGAAAATAGAAACGGGAACTGTTTCCGGCAACATCAGTATCTCCGGAGCCTTTGCACTTTATCCCATTACTGTGAAATGGGCCGAAGAGTTCCGGAAGCTCTACCCGGAGGTGGAGATCGACATCTCGGCCGGAGGAGCGGGCAAGGGCATGGCCGATGCGCTTTCAGAGATGGTAGACCTGGGGATGTTTTCCCGTGAGATCGCTCCCCAGGAGAAAGAAAAAGGGGCCTGGCATATCGCGCTGACCAAGGACGCTGTGCTGGCCACTGTCAATGCTTCCAATCCGCATCTGAAGGAGATCCTGGAAAAGGGGGTAAGCCGGGAAAAACTCCGCGAGCTTTATGTGAGCGGCGGGGTGAGCAGCTGGGGGGAACTGCTGGA encodes the following:
- a CDS encoding response regulator transcription factor, with translation MDKISVFIVDDHELFREGLKLLLTGMPFIGEVREASNGMEFLAMLGGPEEQLPDVVFMDIEMPGMNGIDTTIAALEQVPSLRIVALSMYGEEEFYTRMIEVGVKGFILKNSGIQEVESAIHSVAEGRSYFSQEIVSGLVENLTRRKKPSKPGDLSEREAEVLSFICKGFSNKQIADTLFVSKRTVDKHRENLLLKTGAKNTAGLVLYAIQSGLIEL